The Deltaproteobacteria bacterium genome contains the following window.
ATCGCGTCGGGCTTCTGGTTCAACGTGGGCATGCAGTCGAGCGCGGAAGTGCACCTCGCCGAAGACGGCGCGGCGACCGTAATCACTGGCAACCCCGACATCGGCGGCTCGCGCGCATCGATGGCGATCTGCGCGGCCGAGGAGCTCGGCATCGACGTCGCGAAGGTGCGGCCGATCGTGGGCGACACCGACACCGCGGGCTATTGCGACCTGACAGGCGGCTCGCGCGTCACGTACGCGACGGGCATGGCGGTGATCGAGGCCTCGCGCGACGTGATCCGCCAGCTGCGCGAGCGCGCGGCCAAGATGTGGGGCTGCGACGTCGCGCTGGTCGAGTTCAGCGAGGGGCGCTGCCAGCCCGTGAAGGGCTCGGGCGTCGAGAACGACCCGCTCACCGTGGCGCAGATCGCCGCGGCGGCGGGCAAGACCGGCGGGCCCATCAACGGCCGCGCGCAGGTGAATCCGCCCGCGGCGGGCCCCGGCTTCGCGACGCATCTGTGCGACGTGCAGGTCGATCCCGACACCGGCCGCGTCGACGTCATCCGCTACACGACGATCCAAGACGCGGGCAAGGCCGTTCACCCGAGCTACGTCGAGGGCCAGATGCAGGGCGGCGCGTCGCAGGGCATCGGCTGGGCGCTCAACGAGGAGTACGTGTTCGACAAGCACGGCGTGATGGAGAACGCCGGCTTCCTCGATTACCGCATGCCGGTGGCGAGCGACCTGCCGATGATCGACACGGTCGTGCTCGAGATCGCGAACCCGCTGCATCCGTATGGCGTGCGCGGCGTGGGCGAGGTGCCGATCGTGCCGCCGCTCGCGACGGTCGCGAACGCGGTGAAGAACGCGACGGGCGTGCGCATGACCGACCTGCCGATCTCGCCGCCGAAGCTGCTCGCGGCGCTGCAGGCGCGTTCGTAGCGAAGGCGAGATGGCTGTCGTGATCGTGCCGAACGCATGCCGCGGGCTCACGGGGAGTGAGCGCGTGACGCAAGCTGCCGTGAACGTGGCCGGGTTGTTACGGGCGCTCGACGCCCGTTACCCGGGCTTCGCGGAGGCGCTCGGCCCGCGCTTCGCCGTCTCGATCGACGGCGTCATCCACGGCAATGCCGACTACGAGCGGATCGAAGACGACGCGGAGGTCGCGTTCTTGCCGCCGATCGCGGGCGGCTGAGCCGGAAAACTCGATCCAGCAGTCACGGAATCAGGAGACCCCCATGCAGAAGTCTTATGAAGCGCCGCGCTCGGTGGACGAGGCGGTGGCCGCGCTCGCGAAGCACGGCGCCGCCGCGCGCGTGCTCGCCGGCGGCACCGACCTGCTCGTGCAGCTGCGGAGCGGCGCAAAGAAGCCCGCGGTCCTGGTGGACGTGAAGCGCATCGCCGACCTCACCGCGATCTCGCTCGACGCGAAGGGCGCGACGATCGGCGCCGCGGTGTGCGGCGACGAGCTTTCGCACCGAAAGGACCTGATCGCGCTGTGGCCCGGCTTGTTCGAGTCCGCCGCGCTGATCGGCTCGAAGCAAGTGCAGGGCCGCGCGTCGATCGGCGGCAACCTGTGCAACTCCTCACCCGCGGCGGACACGACGCCGGCGCTGATCGCGAACGACGTGCGCTGCATCATCGCGGGCCCGCGCGGTCGCCGCGAAGTCGCGGCGGCCGAGTTCAACACGGGCCCGGGCAAGAACGTGCTCGCGGCCGACGAGCTGCTGGTCGCGCTGTTCGTGCCGCGCCCTGCAGCGCGCACCTCCGACGCGTACCTGCGCCTCATCCCGCGCACCGAGATGGACATCGCGGTGGTGGGCGCGGGCGTGAGGCTCACCCTCGACGCGAGCGGCGTGTGCACCGCCGCGCGCGTCGCGCTCGGCGCGGTCGGGCCAACGGCCTTCCTCGTGCCGGAGGCCGGGGCTGCGCTGGTCGGCAAGAAGCTCGACGACGCCTCGCTCGCCGCCGCCGCTGCTGCCGCGAGCGCCGCGGCGAAGCCGATCGACGACAAGCGCGGCACGATCGCGTACCGCAAGCACGTCGCGGGCGTGCTCACCAAGCGCGCGGCGCGCATCGCCGCCGACCGCGCCGCCGCCCGCCAATAACAACTCGCTCTCAGCCTCGGAGACTCCCATGCCCAAGCTCCACATCGAAACCACGCTCAACGGCGAGCCCGCCGAGTTCCTGTGCGAGCCGCACCAGACGCTGCTCGACGCGCTCCGCAACAACGTCGGCCTGACGGGCGTGAAGGAAGGCTGCGCAACCGGCGACTGCGGCGCGTGCAGCGTGATGTTCGACGGCCGCCTCACCTGCGCCTGCCTCGTGCTCGCCGCCGAGGCCGAGGGCCGCAAGATCGAGACCGTCGAAGGCGTCGCGGCGCCGGGCCAGCTTCATCCCGTGCAGCAGAAGCTGCTCGAGCACGCGGGCCTGCAGTGCGGCGTGTGCACGCCGGGCATCGTGGTGGCCGCGAAGGCGCTGCTCGAGAAGAATCCCGACCCGTCGGAGCGCGAGATCCGCTTCGGACTCGCGGGCAACCTCTGCCGCTGCACGGGCTACGACAAGATCATCCGCGCGGTGCAGGACGCCGCGGCGACGATGCGGGGCTGAGGCTTCTCAGCGGCCCGGCTTGCTCGCCGTCTTCTCGCTCGAAGGAGCGGGGGGGCGGCTTCACTGGCGGCATCGGGATCACGACGCCTGGTTTGGGGAAGCGTCCACTCCGATCGGATTTCGCGGTCGGTCTGGCCGGCTTTTCACTCATGAGTTCCTCCCGGGGTAGCGGGCGATAAAATAGTCGCGCGTCAGCTGGTCGGCCCGCGTGGACAGGGTCGAGTCGCTCGGAATCGTCAGCTCTCCAAGGCACCGATACTCGGCTTCCGCTTTGCGCTCTCGGAGCGAAATTCGCATCTCGTGAATTCGGCGCTCGTCCACAATTCCCTCGGCGACGTCGAACCAATCTCGTTCGGCGGCCAAGAGCAGCTGTTCGAGTTCCACGCGATAGCGGGGACACTTGTGAAGGCGTTCCCTCAGCGAGAAGACGTGGCGCACGGTCGCGATGACTTGTGATGCGGCGATCACTCCGGCCCAAACAAAGCCGAGCTCGCTCCAGATCGCCCAGCCGCTGATGCTCGCACTCGACGCGACCGCGAGGATCACGTCGATTCGCCTGTGAAGTGTCTCGTCCCGCTGAATGAGCTCGAGGAGGTAGTTCGACTCCCAACCGAACTCGGTCATCTCGGTCCAGTACTGCTGCTGACACGCACTCATGTACGCAACCTATGCCCGAGCCTCGCCGAGGCGCGACGAAAAAAATCGCCAAACGCTGCCAAACCGCGTCAGACCAGCGCCGAGAGCACCCGCGCGCCCGCATCATCGCAAGCTGTTACGGGAACGATCGCGATCTCGTCCGCGCCCGCGTCGAGGTAGTCGCGCAGGCGCGCGCGCAGCTGCTGCGCGTCGCCGAGCGCCGCGACTGTGCCGAGCAGGGCGCGCGGCACTTCGTGCGCGAGCTTCGCCTGCGGCTCGCCGCTGCGTGCGCGGTCGACGAGCGCGCCGAAGCCCGCCGCGCGGAACATCTCGCCGTAACCGGGCGGCGCGAGATAGACGCACACCTGGCGCGCGAGCTGCGCGATCGCCTCCGCGCCCGGATCGAGCGCAGCGGTGAGCCAAACCGCGAGGCGCGGGCGCGCGCGGCCGGCGGAGCGCGCTTCGCGCTCGAGCGTGGCGCGCGTCTCGCGCACCGCCGCGGGTGTGACGAGATTCAGCAGCGCGCGGTCCGCTTCGCGAGCGGCGACACCTAACATCTTCGGGCCGAACCCCGCGAGCGTGAGCTCCGGCGACGGTGCGGCGACGCGCAGCTTGAAGCCTCGCTCGTTGCGGTCGCCGCGGAGCAGCGGGCGCAGCGCGGCGATCGTCTCGCTCGCGCGCTCGGGAAGGCGCGCGTACTCGCGTCCGTGCCAGCCCGTGACGATCGCGGGGCTCGAGGCGCCGAGCGCGAGCCGCGCCGGGCGGCCGCCGAGCTCGCTCACGCTGCCCGCGCCGAGCGCGAGCGCGACGTGGCTGCGCACGCCGAGCGCGAGCGGGCCGAGCGTGAGCGCGAGCTTCGTCTCGCGCGCGATCGCGCCGCCCAGCGCGAACGCGTCGAACGTCGCCATCTCGCCGATCCACAGCTCGGGGTAGCCGAGGCGGTCCGCTTCGCGCGCGATCTCGAGCGCCTCGCTCGCGGGGCGCCCGAGCCAGTACGGCAGCACGACCGCGTGGGCGATTCGTCCGCTCATCGGCGTGACTTCCGGTCGCCGTGCGCGTTGAAGGAATCGGCGGAGTGCGTCGTCACATCGCCGACCCTATCGCGGGCGTGGCTAGTGTGCGCACGCCCATCAAGGAGCTCTCAATGTCCGCGTTCCGTTCGCTCGCTCGAGTTCTCGCCTTCTCACTCGTGTTCGCAGCAGCCGCAGCGATGTCCGCGCAAGTTCTGCCGCAGCCGCGCAATCAGGTGAGCTTCAGCGTGTTCGCCGAGCGCGAGGTCGCGAACGACTGGACCACGGGCACGATCGGTACGACGGCGTCCGGCTCGGATCCCGCGGAGCTCGCGGCGCGCATCAACAAGCAGATGACGGAGGCGCTCGCGCTCGCGAAGCAGGCGAAGGGCGTGAAGGTGACGAGCGGCTCGTACAACACGTACCCGGAGTACGGCGACGGCAATCGCATCGTGCGCTGGCAGGCGAGCCAGGACTTGATCCTCGAGAGCAAGGACACCGACGCGGTGGCGAAGCTGCTCGGCAAGCTGCAAGCGAAGGGCCTCTTGCTGCGCGGCATCTCGTTCTCGGTGTCGCGCGAGACGCAGCGCAAGCTCGAAGACGAGCTGATCGCCGAGGCGATCGAGAAGTTCCGCTCGCGCGCGTCGCTCGTCGCGAAGAGCTTCGGCAAGTCGAGCTACGGCCTGATCACGGTGAACGTGGGCGGCGGCGGCTTCCAGCCCCCGATGCCGTACATGCGCGCCGACATGGCGATGATGGCGAAGGCCGAGTCCGCACCCGCGCCGAGCTTCGAGGGCGGCACCAGCCACGTGCGCATGGACGTGAACGGCACGATCGAGCTCGAGTAAGCGCTCGCGCGCCGGCTGGGGTCAGCGCTTCGCCGCGAACGCTCGAATCGCAGCAAGCGCTTCGGGCTCGTCGAGCGCGGGCGCGTGGCCGCGATTCGGGACGATCGCCGCGAGCGTGTCGGGCTTGCGGCGGCGCATCTCGGCGAGTGTCGCCTCCGACAGGATGTCGGAGGTGGCGCCGCGAATCACGAGCGTCGGCACGCTCGCGAGCGGCGCCCATAACAACCACGGGTCCGCGGCTGCGGGCGCCGCGCCGCTTCCCGCGAACGGCTCGGCGATGCGCGGGTCGTAGTCGAAGCGCACGCCGCCGCCCGCGATCTCGGCGCACGCGCGGCGCGCGAACGCGAGCCAGTCCGCGTCGCCGTAGTCTGGGAACGCCGCGCCGTTCGCGGCACGGCACGCCTCGGCGGCCTCGCGCCAGCTCGCGAACGCGCCGCTCTTGCCCACGTAGCCGCGGATGCGCGCGAGCCCGGCTTCGTCGATCACGGGGCCGATGTCGTTAAGCACCGCGCCGCTGAGCAGACCCGGCTTCGCGCCGGCGAGCAGAATCGTGAGGAGGCCGCCGAGAGAGGTGCCGATCGCGAGCACGCGCGGCACGCCCGCGTGCGCGAGCAGCTCGACCACGTCGCGTAGGTACGTGCCGGGGTGATAGTTCGCGGCGTTCGGGTCGTATGCCGACTGCCCGCGGCCGCGCAGATCGGGTGAGAGCACGCGGCGCGAGCGCGCGAGCTCCGTGGCGAGCGCCTCGAAGTCGCGCGCGTTGCGCGTGAGGCCGGGCAGGCACAGCGCGGGCGGCAATGCGGGGCTCGGCGGCCCGGGGTAGTCGCGATAGGAGAGGGCGAGGCCGTCGCTCGAGACGTAGCTGCGTGTCGTCCACATGCACCCGAGGTTGCCGCGCCGACGCTCTTTTCCGCTCGCTCGCGTTCGCCGATGCGCGGCCACGATTCGCTTGCGCGCGGTACGTTCGCGCGCGACGCGAGGTACGCGAATCATGGCGATGCGGGCGACGACGATCGCGATCTGCGCCGCGGCGCTGCTCGTCACGGGCTGCACCGTGCCGACCGCGCGCATCCCCATCGACCCGCGCGGCCCTCAGCTCGCGACCGCGCAGTTCGGCGACTTGGTGGAACAAGTCGTCGACGCGCCGGGGAACCTCTACCTGCGCCGCCCGCGCCCCGACTTCAGCGCCTATCGCGCGCTGCGCTTCGAGCAGCCCGGGATCTACTACGACCCGCGCGTCACGCCGCCGCTCGTGCAGGACCACTCGATGCTCACGCGCAGCCTCGCCGACGTCGTGAGCACGGGCATCGGCCGCTCGATCCCGCTGCCGGTCGTCGCGCTGCGCGGCCCCGGCGTGCTGCGCGTGCGCGCCGAGGTGAGCAAGCTCGAGTTCGACCGTGCGCGCGCGTCGAACTCGCGCGTCACCTCGATCATCCAGCCCGGCGCCGCGGCGATGTTCGTGCTCGAGATCGCCGACGACGAGACGGGTACGCCACTGCTGCGCATCGCCGGCCGCCGCCAACTGCCAGGCGGCATCTACACGGGCCCGTGGGCGCCCGACATCGACCGCTCGATCCAGCTCTTCCGCGGTTTCGTCGAGGACGCGCGCAAGTGCCTCGCGTTCGTGGTGCGACCTGCGCGAGCGGACGGCGACGAGGCGAGTCGATGATGCAGCTCACGAAGAAAGGCTGACGCGCCGTGCCTAACAACCTCGGCGACCGCGACGACCGCTTCGAGCTCTCGCTCTTCTGGCGCAACTCGACGCTCTGGCCCGTCACGTTCTGCGTGATCGCCGGCCTGTCCGCGCTGGGCGCCTGGGCCGTGACGCTCGCGCTCACGCAACGCAACCCCTTCGCACGCCTCGCGCTCGCGCTCGCCGCGGCGATGACCCTGTTCGCGCTGTGGGACGCGCGCTCGCGCAAAGGCACGCTCGGCGGCGGCGCGGTGGTGGTGGGCGTGATCTGGGTGCTGAGCGCGATCGGCGGGTGGTGGCTGGCGGGGGTGGGGCGGTGAGGTTCACTCGCTGGCGAGGCGTCGCAAGACAGCCATGCATCTCGTGATTAAGGCGTCTGACCCCCTGAAGTCCTGAAACTCGTCGAGCCGCATGCCGACAGCGGGGCCAGCGAGGCCAAGGGTTCCCGCGTAGTTCTTTACAACGCCGCACGCGAACTTCTTCGATGAAGCGCCGAACTTGATGGACCGCCCGTTCGTGCCTTGGACGAGGATTGAGCTTCCCCGTCTAACGACCCGCGCACCTGACGCCTCGCAGGCGGTCAGGAAGTCTTTGACTGTCATCTCACTGACCGACGGGTCGTGGCTCGTCGTCCTCTCGCGCCACCAACTCGAAATTGACTCGACCACCTCATCAATCGGCCTCGCTCGGGTTTCGTCGGGGAACGTTCCGGCGGCTACCTGTGTGACGAACAAAAAATCTCGTCGTCAGAGACGTCTGAACGAAGGTGCCAACCGTTCCGGTCGAGAAAGGCCAGAGTGCCCACGAGTGCAGTGCGCTTGTTCCCGTTGTGAAATGGATGGTTCTTCACGAGCGAGTGAAAGAGGGCAGCTGCTTTTTGTGGAACGGTCCGGTACTTCTCGTGCTCACCAATCGAAGTCCGCGGCCGAAGCAACGCCGAAGCGAGAAGGTTCTTGTCGCGTGGCCCTGAAGGGGTGATCGGATCGCTCTCTCTGGCGAAGAACTCCACGAGTGCGAAATGGATGGCCAAGACTTCGCTCTCTGTGAGGAACTCGACAGACTCAGCAGAAGGCCGTGGAGGCGCGCCGCGGCGCTCAGGTTCTGAGGGGTGCGCGAGGTTGACCGCAACAGCCGTCCGAGTGTGGGGAGCGGCCGATCGTTCAACCAGGTCGACTCGTTGCGGGTTGAGCAGGGCAGTTGCCGGCGACGGAGTCGACTGACTGGGCGGCGCGAGTAGGAGCCGAATCGCAGCGTCTAGTCTGAACCGAGAAATCTGATCATTGATCGAGACAACCGGAACTCCAGCAGCCCGAAGCCGTATCAACGCCTCATCGGGGGTCATCTGAGCGCGGACCGCAAGATGCCGTACTCGTCGTTTGCGCATAGGCATGACTCCGTTGTTCCCCTGGTGAACGTCTTACAAGTCCGGCGTCTCGACCTCGTACCCGCTCTTCCTGAGCTCGCCGCAGATCTTTTGCAGGTGCTTCTCCCCCCGCGTCGACACCACGAACTCGACCTCCGCTTGCTTGATCGCGACGCGCCCGAACGCGCGCTCGTGCTCGATCTCGATCACGTTCGCGCCGCGATCGGCGAGGATTCTCGTCACGGTGGCGAGCGCGCCGGGGCGGTCGTCGATGCGAACGGTCAGGCGCACGAGGCGCTTCGAACGCGCGAGGCCGCGCTCGATCACGGAGCGGAGCACGAGTAGGTCGATGTTGCCGCCGCTGAGCACGACGCCGACGCGCCGGCCGGCGAAGAGCGCGCGGTGGCGCAGCACGGCGGCGAGCGCGGCGGCGCCGGCGCCTTCGGCCACGGTTTTCTCGATGTCGAGCAGCGCGAGCACGGCTTCTTCGAGGTCGACTTCGCTGACGAGCAGGATGTCCTTCGCGCGCTGGCGCAGGATCTCGCGCGTGATTGCGCCCGGACGCTTCACGGCGATGCCTTCGGCGATCGTGTCGCGGCCGCACGTGATCGCTTCGCCCGCGAGCGCCTGCTTCATCGACGGGAAGAGGACCGTCTCGACGCCGTAGACGGGCACGCCTTCCGCGGCGATCGCGCAGCCCGAGGCGAGGCCGCCGCCGCCGACGGGGATCACGAGCGCGTCGAGCCGC
Protein-coding sequences here:
- a CDS encoding SIMPL domain-containing protein (The SIMPL domain is named for its presence in mouse protein SIMPL (signalling molecule that associates with mouse pelle-like kinase). Bacterial member BP26, from Brucella, was shown to assemble into a channel-like structure, while YggE from E. coli has been associated with resistance to oxidative stress.); translation: MSAFRSLARVLAFSLVFAAAAAMSAQVLPQPRNQVSFSVFAEREVANDWTTGTIGTTASGSDPAELAARINKQMTEALALAKQAKGVKVTSGSYNTYPEYGDGNRIVRWQASQDLILESKDTDAVAKLLGKLQAKGLLLRGISFSVSRETQRKLEDELIAEAIEKFRSRASLVAKSFGKSSYGLITVNVGGGGFQPPMPYMRADMAMMAKAESAPAPSFEGGTSHVRMDVNGTIELE
- a CDS encoding MoaD/ThiS family protein, whose amino-acid sequence is MAVVIVPNACRGLTGSERVTQAAVNVAGLLRALDARYPGFAEALGPRFAVSIDGVIHGNADYERIEDDAEVAFLPPIAGG
- a CDS encoding (2Fe-2S)-binding protein; translated protein: MPKLHIETTLNGEPAEFLCEPHQTLLDALRNNVGLTGVKEGCATGDCGACSVMFDGRLTCACLVLAAEAEGRKIETVEGVAAPGQLHPVQQKLLEHAGLQCGVCTPGIVVAAKALLEKNPDPSEREIRFGLAGNLCRCTGYDKIIRAVQDAAATMRG
- a CDS encoding FAD binding domain-containing protein; amino-acid sequence: MQKSYEAPRSVDEAVAALAKHGAAARVLAGGTDLLVQLRSGAKKPAVLVDVKRIADLTAISLDAKGATIGAAVCGDELSHRKDLIALWPGLFESAALIGSKQVQGRASIGGNLCNSSPAADTTPALIANDVRCIIAGPRGRREVAAAEFNTGPGKNVLAADELLVALFVPRPAARTSDAYLRLIPRTEMDIAVVGAGVRLTLDASGVCTAARVALGAVGPTAFLVPEAGAALVGKKLDDASLAAAAAAASAAAKPIDDKRGTIAYRKHVAGVLTKRAARIAADRAAARQ
- a CDS encoding threonine ammonia-lyase, with the translated sequence MTDPVTAADVRAAAARIAGAVVRTPCLESKTLSEIAGAQIFIKFENLQFTASFKERGALNKLLQLSDAERARGVIAMSAGNHAQGVARHATRLGIRSTIVMPRYTPNTKVEHTEKLGARVELFGDDLNAANDRASALAREHGFTFVHPYDDPAVIAGQGTVALEMLEDHARLDALVIPVGGGGLASGCAIAAEGVPVYGVETVLFPSMKQALAGEAITCGRDTIAEGIAVKRPGAITREILRQRAKDILLVSEVDLEEAVLALLDIEKTVAEGAGAAALAAVLRHRALFAGRRVGVVLSGGNIDLLVLRSVIERGLARSKRLVRLTVRIDDRPGALATVTRILADRGANVIEIEHERAFGRVAIKQAEVEFVVSTRGEKHLQKICGELRKSGYEVETPDL
- a CDS encoding type II toxin-antitoxin system death-on-curing family toxin, with protein sequence MEFFARESDPITPSGPRDKNLLASALLRPRTSIGEHEKYRTVPQKAAALFHSLVKNHPFHNGNKRTALVGTLAFLDRNGWHLRSDVSDDEIFCSSHR
- a CDS encoding alpha/beta hydrolase, with product MWTTRSYVSSDGLALSYRDYPGPPSPALPPALCLPGLTRNARDFEALATELARSRRVLSPDLRGRGQSAYDPNAANYHPGTYLRDVVELLAHAGVPRVLAIGTSLGGLLTILLAGAKPGLLSGAVLNDIGPVIDEAGLARIRGYVGKSGAFASWREAAEACRAANGAAFPDYGDADWLAFARRACAEIAGGGVRFDYDPRIAEPFAGSGAAPAAADPWLLWAPLASVPTLVIRGATSDILSEATLAEMRRRKPDTLAAIVPNRGHAPALDEPEALAAIRAFAAKR
- a CDS encoding LLM class F420-dependent oxidoreductase; its protein translation is MSGRIAHAVVLPYWLGRPASEALEIAREADRLGYPELWIGEMATFDAFALGGAIARETKLALTLGPLALGVRSHVALALGAGSVSELGGRPARLALGASSPAIVTGWHGREYARLPERASETIAALRPLLRGDRNERGFKLRVAAPSPELTLAGFGPKMLGVAAREADRALLNLVTPAAVRETRATLEREARSAGRARPRLAVWLTAALDPGAEAIAQLARQVCVYLAPPGYGEMFRAAGFGALVDRARSGEPQAKLAHEVPRALLGTVAALGDAQQLRARLRDYLDAGADEIAIVPVTACDDAGARVLSALV